The Lates calcarifer isolate ASB-BC8 unplaced genomic scaffold, TLL_Latcal_v3 _unitig_4778_quiver_2448, whole genome shotgun sequence sequence AACCTCAAGCTCAAGGTGAGTTCATCCAGTGTTGCTGCCTTTTActgtaagacacacacatgcacacacattcccGAGCATGTGTGTAAAACACATTCAGGCAGGAAAGCTGGGTACAGCCAAGCTTCAGTACAAATAATAAAGATCTCACGTTAACACTAGCTGCTGTTGAACACCTGTACTGTTTAATATAACCTTTTCTGACAGAGAGGCTAAGTTTGTTTATTGTCATAGTGTGTGTAGTGTCACAGTGTGTTTCCCTGCGAGGATTAAGTTGGTGACATGTTTGCTACAGTTAATGCAAAATCTGGTAGTCAAGCATTTTGTCTGAATTCTAGCTGTAggcaaaaaacattttgtctgaaATACCATACGATGCCTATGAATGAAACATAAATCATGAGTTCAGTACTCACCTTTTACCCTAACATGAGTACACACACCAAgcactctcacacaaacacacaggggtGCCATATGCAGGTGtgcaacacacatgcagacaaagcAGGCTTGTCCTCtgttaacacacagacaaacacaatagACATACATACGGAGTAATAagtcatcattatcatcatcatcatcatcatcatctactgGACCAGTGagcaacaaagacagggaatgcttatgttgtatttaaaatatttcaccacGTTACTTCACTGCCCAGCATCCATGTTGAACACAGTTTGGGTGGTTAGCATGAAAGTTTTTTTGTGatgttaaaacaacacacaaacaagcacattttCCCATCCCATGAGGGCTGTCCTAACAGTCACCAccctactgtttttttttctaaatacatATAAAGCAATGACAAACCGAGTGACTATTTGAAGTTCACAGATTAAACTAAAAATTTCCTCCTAGCTTCTCAGAACAGCCTGCAGAACCTGTTTTGGCTGGAATCAAACGCTGATCTACACAAGTCAGATGGAATGTAGgacagcagctccacagagaTACATTCAGAAGTTCTATCCAGAGGTGCAAAACACCCAATAAGCACATCTCTCAAATGTCAGACTAATCTTTTAATGatacattatcattatcatcattatcagatCATGTACTGGACCAGTGagcaacaaagacagggaaTGCTTATGCTGTATCTAAAATATTTCACCATGTTGCTCACTGCCCAGCATCCATGTTGAATAAAATTCACAAACACTCAGATAATCTATTAGATATTAAATTAGCTATAAATAAGTTATTGGCTTATGAGATAACCAGTGTGATGATTTATGTGGTTTTTGGGTGGACAGTATGAAAGGCCATTGTCAAGTTTTCAGAAAGGAAACAAGACTACTTCATAAGTCAgtgttaaaatgaacacaaaaacaaacactttctcCCATCCTGACAGGGCCGTCCTACAGTCACCACCcctgaggttttttttctttttttaaaacatgtcgAACCAGGTGAATATTTGAAATGACAGATATataggtaaagaaaaaaatgtcctgcGTTCCAAAACAGTCTGCAGAACCTGTTTTAGTAAAGCGTGGGTCTAGGGTATATAAGCTGGGTAGGACGTGGGAAAGCAGCTCCACAGAGATACATTCAGAAGTCTATCCAGAGGTGCGCTGCAggacacagactcacaaacactgagacaaCATGAAAGCTGTTGCAGCCTTCTTGCTGGTGCTGTGTTACCTGGCTGGCAGTCATGGTAAGTCACTgtcagattcttttttttattatttgaatttaTTGTTGTATAAAAAGGTTATATTGTTTCCACTCACATACAAAATGACTTTGTCTTCACAGCATGGAACTGCAAGGAGGCTCCACGCTTGTATTATCCCAAACAGATTGATGCTGGACAGGGACAAGTGGTTGCAATAGACAAGTACAACCGGGCCTATTACCTGAGTGGGTCGAGCTGGTACAGACTGGGCTCAGTCAGCCTCAAGCATGTCTCAGTGGGACCTGCGGGAATCTGGGGAACCGACAATTCAAACAAGGTCTACAAATACATAGGTGGAGACTTTAAACTAGCCAAAGGTAACTATTATTATGGGCTTACCTGGTCATCGTCATTGATTTTCATAATGTTTGCAATGCGTATTTTCCACATTTATTGCACATAGTGTACAGTTACAACCACTTGATTACTAAATGACCCGGACCTATGTGTTACACTTGTCTTTAGGTCTGTCTTTGGAGCAGGTGGATGCTGGAGGTGATGGCCAGGTTGTTGGAATAACACCCAGCACCCATACTGTCTACTGTTTGAGAGACATTGACACTTGGGGCCACAAAGGAGTAGATACCCTGAGCTGGTATTCtttgtcaaagaaaatgaagtacTACGCCTGCGGCCCAAAGTATGGATGCTGGGGGATCGACTCGAGTTCGAAGGTCTACCACACAAAGGTTTGGCACTGAAGCATCAGTGAAATCTCATAGTGTCATTAACCTTCTTCACACATGGGCCATAACAACATCAccatgtatgtatgtttctTATGACAGACAATCACACCAAGCAGCTGTAGCAGTAGTGGCTGGACATATGTGTCAGGAACAACCATGAAAATGATTGAAGTGGGGACTGATGGAAGTGTGTTTGGAGTGGCTACAAATGGCCAGGTGTACCAAAGGTAAGACAGTATTCCTTACAGTCTGGGAATGACACTCAAAATATCTGTTGTACTGTGTACACAACATTCTAGTATGTATAATACGTTCAGCTAGAATAACAACAATAGCAACAACagtctttgtatttttcatgcaCATGCACTAAATGGAAAGTATGTGTTAACATGTTGATAAAATTACAGTGGGGTAATTGCTGTATATCAATGTCTTTCAGAAGTTTGAAATTACGTTAATTATACAATTAATTATACACTTACAGCACATCCCGTAAAGCTTAAAACCAGCAGAATGCAATGCCAAATCATTCTTCGTGGATTAATCCAACTTTACACCTTGTACTCAGTAACTCATTCATTTACAAAGTGTTGCTTCTAATTACAACACATGATTAATGTCTATTCATAAATACATGTGCATTAACAAAACAGTAACCCACACCAAATTTTCTGTGATGGAAAAAAGGGGAATCTTCATAAGTCTTGAGCAAAGCTTCTGctgatgaaaactgttttaTACATTTCTCTGGCTTCTCTCTCAACAGAATGAGCATCTACAGCTCTCGCCCACAAGGCCTTTATTGGTCCTCTGTCTCCATGTGCATGCCCATCAGCCACCTGGCCTATGACCTGGGCAATCTCTGGGTGGTGACCAACTCTAGTATGTTTCTGCAGTGCTCAAAGTAATGTCAGTGTGCACCACTCTCTGTTTGTCATGGAAGATGTCTTGGCTGTCGTCTCTATAAAGTTTGATCCTTTCTTTACACTATTCAGTGCACACAATTAAAAGATGATttgcattagatttttttcttcaatgtaAAAGCTCACTTCATCTCCTCTTTATTAGACTAACATTAATTTGGGAAACATTAAAGGCTACGAGAAGTAACTGATTCTAAGATATGTTGTGATTCTCTCTTAAATGATTCAGCATCAATGCACAAAACTCAGATCAGAATTTATAgcagattaattaatttaaagatGTATGCATATATACAACAAAAGAGTATCTACAATGTTACACATAAAGACAATAATTGTAATTTTGCAAAATCACGTTACtgtgaaacaaataaacaaatgtgcgtgtgtgggcTGGGctaaactgattattttttttaataatcctGGTGTGATGACCTGCCCCCCTTAGTGATTTTGGTCACATGTTGGACTTTGATTAAACCCCTGAACTCTGCAAGCCTGGTCAGTGTCTGCATTTTTGGGTCCAGTCTCTATTGATCTATTTTAAATATGACACCTGGGGATGTGTAACTTGTACCTGTCAGTTGGCTTACTTTGTACTCTGTTAATAAATGATACTGGAATCAATTTCATCTGACTTTTGTCATGCTTTCATATTTATTCTGTTGTGACTGTGGTCTCAGAGTAAGACAGAGTGAAGCCTTGTTGGTTCTTCCACACATTAAAAATGGACAGATGAACCCTAACTCTGCTGAATATATAtagtattcatgtgtgtgtgtctgagtatgtgtgtatgtgtgtggttgagtATGTATGTATCTGGAAGGTATCATTCTTTATCTGGAGGTCGCTACCACAAGGTGGAGAGAGGCCACGACTGGTGGCATAATGCAATaacaaatttcaaatttcatcAGCCCTCACACCAGTGTAGAgttaagttttaatttcaacCCTCAAGCTCAAGGTGAGTTCATCAGTGTTGCTGCCTTTTActgtaagacacacacatgcacacacattcctgaacatgtgtgtaaaacacattcagcaggAAAGCTGGGGTACAGCCAAGCTTCAGTACAAATAATAAAGATCTCACGTTAACACTAGCTGCTGTTGAACACTTGTACTGTTTAATATAACCTTTTCTGACAGAGAGGCTAAGTTTGTTTATTGTCATAGTGTGTGTAGTGTCAGCTGTGATTGAATGGGTTCAGTGAACAAGTCAATCATCACTCTGACTGTGTTAATCCTCATACCAACACTTGAAGTTGAACAGTACAGGCTAagctttgtgtttatgtatgatATTGTATGTTATTCGTCTCATTGCTTTCCTGCAGCTGACACCTTCTTTATGACAATtccatttcatatttttcacatCTACGATAAAAAGTTTTGCCtgtctttacattttgtcataatCTTTTGGGATTCATAAAACCAcatctttcattttaataactttCTTCTGTTCCCCTGCAAGGATTAAGTTGGTAGTTGGTAGTTGGTAGCCAAGCATTTTGTCTGAATTCTAGCTGTAggcaaaaaacattttgtctgaaATACCATACGATGCCTATGAATGAAACATAAATCATGAGTTCAGTACTCACCTTTTACCCTAACATGagtacacacacaagcactctcacacaaacacacaggcgtGCCATATGCAGGTGtgcaacatgcacacaaacaaaagggCCTTGTCCTCTGAGAACACAGATGTACATTATACACATATATGGAGTTAAAATTAGGTCAGGGGTTGGTAGGTATTCCATCATTTAAATATCTATACTGTTGTACATAACTAAAAATCTTGCATTTCAGGggtttcattgtgttttaatattAGTAAAAATTTAATGTTCAATCAGGATTTTTTGATAGCAGCATCTTAGAAAATGTACCTACAGAGcatttgcattgttttgtgATGAATTctgcaacactgaaaaaagatAAATTAGGTAGTCTCAAGGCAATTAATGAACAGGCTCTGAGACAATGAGATAATGGCTAATTTTGCACAAAGAAAACCAGGAAGgttaaaagaaagcaaatgtgATAATAAAGGAAATTGGCACACAAGTTTAGTAAAGTTTAAAATGCTCTAAACATCCCAGAATGAGCAGAAGCCatcttatttattcatcatattCAGCACCTTCTTTTGATTAATCTCCTCTGGTGGAAGATCTTGTTTTTACCCTTTACTCTCAAAAGAGCCAACAACTCTGAGAAACGTGTCCTGCACCTGACCCATTTAAACCATCTCAACAATGATCATTCATTTTTGTCAGGAACAGTCTGCCTTTCTGGTTCACTCCATCATGTCTACAGACTTAGAGATCATTGCCAACCCCTGCAGGTAATATTTCACATCACTAGTCAGGAAACAATTGAGAGCAAGGTAAAGAAGGAGGTGTCGCActtcacaaaataaaagcaatccCACTCCTGCTTAACCAGTCTCACAGTTTATAACTCCCTCTGCCAATACACACTTTACAATACACACTGCTTCCAGTATCTTCTTGGAACAGTGCCCAATGATTATTTATGGACGATAACAAACCATTGTCTGTATTAACAATAGGTGGGGATCAGACATAATAAGCTTAACAATTAACATTATCTTAGTTAGTCAGTAGCGTAATGTAGATGTTTTGGTGGTCACTTCCTCGCCATGATCATTACTCTCATCATTACTAATGATGAGTAATGATGAGAGTAATGACGAGAATTTACCTGTAATCAACCTGCtctcacaacacacaaaataaaatctattgATTTTCTGTACATAGACTCAAATCTGCTATTTTTTCCTGACAGTGAGCATGACCCTCCAACTCATGTATTTCAACTGGTTTTTTGAATAAAGCTCTACATTCATTAACAGAAAACAAGTCAGAGTTGTGTTCAGAGATTGTTTCTGTTGTCcccatgtggtcaaaaatgttatGATATTTGTtgaccagaggaaaaaaactgacGTATCCTTTAAAATATGAATCCATTATTTTGATTGGCTGactgagagacaaagacagtaaTGGGTAGACAGGAGGAGATGACAGGGGTGGTTGCCAGGCAATCACTACAGTTTTCAACTACAAGATCtattaaaatcacacacatgcttgaTGATGGGAATGTgctaattacacacacacacacacacacacacattttctgcacCCATTATCACCCCTGTATTGGACCTTTCAGCCACATTTGGAGAGgcagaaatatgttttgttcCCTCTAGTGGTGTGAATTAGTCAGGACAATGGAGAGTGGAAAGCTAGAGCAggtcagacaggtgtgtgtgtgtgtgtgtgtgtgtgtgtgagtgagagcgcgaaagagagagagagagagagagagagcgagagagcgcTGTTCAGGTGTAGATCTGGGAAAATCCAATCTTGTTGATACAATTCCACATCTTTGTATATATCAAGGTGGTTTCCATGGAAaccacatgcactcacacaagACTAGTGAGTGCATGTACCTTATCAGGGTGTTATTTTGAATGATAAAttgatgataaaaacacagctgtccTGTGAGTCAACATAGGTCACTTAGTCTTTTACATTACTTTCATTTTGTTAAGGGAAAATGGACTATTTTAACAACTCTTTGCTTTGCACTAGTAAACTCACTCTCAGCCCAGTAGTGTGTTCTCAGCTTTTTGCCTTTTCCCACCTCACTCATCTGACCTAAACCTAGAAGCACAAGATGAGATTTAATTTCTCAATATGATGATAGATTTCGgcttttacatttctgtttttaatatgCCAGAAATTAAAATTATGATGGCATGGAGTCTGATGCTGAGtcagacaacaaacaaataaatattatatattatatatatttgataGTTTTTGAGTCATCTGTAAAatgacagttgtttttttttttctctgagtgtTTGCTTGTGTCAAAGTGGAATTGGACTGAACGAGCAGGCATGTCCAGAGGTCTGATTGGCTCAGTTTGAttgctgattggctgctggCTGTCAAGTCCTCTACAGTATATAAAGCCAGGTTGTTAGTTACCTTTCCTGCTCATCGATGCAGATTTGCTGTATAGTGTGTAGTTTAGTCTTGCTGAAAAGTTTGGTCCTTGGACCTGGACTTGGTTAGCTTCCCCTTGGCCAGAGGTAACACAAAAAGTAGTAAATCCAAACTCTGATTGACATGAAACCTTTTGACAATTCATCATTCAACCATATACATTTATGTTGaaatacatgtatgtacatatatgttTTCAGAGGTCTGAAGGTTGAAGCTGACAGCATAAAAATTGGGATTTTCAATGATGGTATGTAACAAAGTATATTTGCTCAGTTACTGTAGTTTTGTCAGTGTTAACATACTTGTACCTATAAACTCTGCAGCTTTTTACTCTTCTACATGTACAGCAGTAAAATTTGCAGTGATGTGTCAGTAGGCCTATTAACAGTCTAAAAACATAATATGTATACAGGGTTATAGCTGGGATTTATGGGAATCTTGATGTCACAGTTCTGTCAAAAACATTCATTACCTCAAACACATGTTTTGTCACTTCAAACATTTAATCCCATTAAatctaaaaacactgaatgagatttaaaagaaacacagaagcaaacatgaaacataatgtatacttttacttttgatactttaagtacattttcctTTACTTCTGTACTTTAACATAGGTAGGATTTTGAATAAAGGTATTTTATTTGTAGTAGAGGACCCTCTTGAACCATCTCCAGGACGCTTATCATAATTGTATTCATCattattgtttaaataaaatcttTTGGGCTGGCACTCCACCTCTCAAGACTCTTTAGCTAATTCCCACAAGCCTCAGTGAACTACACCGTGCACCTTTCCCACATGCCTCCACTTAAGGGAATTTGGTGTGCAACACCGCCATCTCGTGTCCGACTGAGCAGCTGCACTCCCCCCGCTGAGCGCTCAGACGGGCTTGGCGCTCTGAAGGTCTGCAGGCTGCTGCCGCCCTCTCTCAGCCTGAGCAGAGCTTTTCCTCTAGCACATAACCCGGGCTGACAGCCGTCCCCTCCGCTCTTTAGGAACATCTTTTAGGAGACCTAAACCAGCTTTTCCCGACGCTGTGCTTCCTCTAAAAAAAGCTGCCTTGGTCTGCTTGTGTGAATGAAGAGCTGcggtaaagagagagagagaacctcCCCTCTTCAGCTGCTAGATACCAGGTGAGACAATTTATCATCAATTTGCTGAGAAACGTGCGATTTTGCCACTTAGCGATGTGTTGCCGGGTTTTAGAACGCTCAGAGAGGCTTGTGAGAATGGACAAAAGATAGCATGGAGAACGTGGATTGTTCCAGAGAGACTGCACTTGATCTAAATGAGTGTGGCTGGTTGTTGGATGTAAATATATAAACCACTTCTGCAAGGTGCTGTCATATCAACAAGGCGGTTGtctgattattatttatgaAGCCATGCGTAAATGCATCCTCAGACTGACAACAGCAAGTGATACAGCTGTGAGCAGACTAACTAGGAGTTGCAGTTGTCGATAATCAACAACAGGAATCAAACCTTTTTGATACCTATTCCGTTTTAAAAACCTCACTTCATATTACTTTGATGAACATGATACTTCTTCCTGAGATGCTTGTCTGTATTTAAACCAGAAAACTTAATGCTCTCATGCAAAGAAGTAAAGCTTGTGCAAACTGAGTCAGAGGATTTTACCCTCCACTAGGCTACATCCCTGATATcaacctgttttcttttttgtgttttttttgtgtctaCCTCCCTTGATCATGAGAAACTTTATGTGAAGCTGCTTTAAAACATGCTCTCCTGGACTTCCAGACAGCACAGCCAGCTCCATCCATCACACTGCCCTCTGGTCCCTTTATAACGTCTGGAAGGTGCCTCTAGGATACGGATGCTCCTTGGTTTCACCATTTATGTTGCTGATATATTACCTTGGGGAAACCATTGTCTGAGGTCTGTTTTTATGAGACACAGACATGGATTAGGGCTCATCCTAATCTATTTAGTATCCCTCACAGCCTGCTCTCATGAATGCCTGGAACATTTTTAATAATAGATGGCTGAATAGATTCACTGGCTTGCAGCATCGATTTTTGTCTGTATGAAGCTGTAAAGAGTCGTCTGATAAGAAACCAATCGGGACATATTTTCCTTTACCAAAAAATCCATAGTAACTATATTACAAATTCTAAAATGGATTGCTCATGAATATTATAGCAAACCCAAGCCCCTATAGGGACATGGAGATGCCACAGAAGTTGGGGGGGGGGAAGTCTTGAGGTAACtttaaactaaatgaaaactatgaaatatggtgatttttcattttggctgGAATAGattaaatccaaatttttcTAAAGTTGCCCATTAGCAGATTCCTTACGCGTCTTTTGATTTCACGGTTTGCAAGAAACTGCAGCTCTTGTCATGTTATACCCTTTGTGTTTGTTCCAGAGAATAATAATGGTTTCTTTATTGCCCTAATTGAATTACACACCCAAGTCAGGCGCACCAATTATTTCCTTGATTGTGTAACAAGTGAGATGCTGCGGCATCTGTTGTCCCCATCCCACAGGACCAGTGTGAGGCCAGAGCTGGCTGTGGGCCCATTGATGGTGTTAACCCCCTCATTCATTCAACCAGAAGCTGCAGAATTGAGAGGGCTTAGGATTTCATCCCCAGGGAATACTAATAACCTTACCAGAGAGATTTGTCTAAGCTTTGCTCCCCAACAACCCAGTATACAGGCGTGATGGTGTGCCAGGACTCTGCAGTCATGTTGGGTGCAGATATGTATGTTAGGGTGAATGGAGCTGCTTAAGTAAGCACTTTAATTAGCCCAAGAGAAGTCATTAAGTGGTGAATGCTGCTCTGAAGACCAGCAGGTAGGCTGGGTAGTTGCCAAGTGAGGTTTTTCCCCAGTGCTTTTAACAGGACTGTAATATTTGGGTCTGGTGTGTTTGGATTTGATTTGGTCTTTGTCAATATGACAAGATGACAATTCAAGTCTTCTGTGGTAGTAAACATTCTTTAAGATACATTTTCTCTACTTGTTCTACCTTTCAGAAATCTTTTACAGCATTACATTTAGAATGATCATACCTGTATATGTACATAGGGCAATAATCAACAAGTTATTTTCATTAGTGATGAATCAGCAGATAAATGAATTGATCTTttagtcttttttatttattttttttagattacgAAAAATTACTTTCACAGTTAGAGCACAGGGCACTGTTTTCAagttgcatgtttttttctgaccaaCCGTCCAAAAACTGAagcattgtattttattttttaacttacTGTCatacaacaaagacagaagacGAAACAAAGAAGCTGACACCAGACAACATTTGGTAATTGTActtgaaaaattacttaaacaataagtacattttcaaaatagttgctgataaTTTTTTGTGATTGACCAGCTGATTAATCTTTGCAGCTCTGTATGCACATTTATCAGACAAACCTGATGTGTTATCCTTCATATCTTGAAAATTGTTTAAAGATTTTTCTTTCAGCGGTGGTTTAACCCAGGTCTACATAAGAgctgtcactttttttaaaaagtcaagtTTGAACAACTAATAAGTAACTTGTTAGAATTAATTTGAATGCAAGCTacttaattaattaactaaatAATTTTAAACTGTGTTGTAGAGTTGACTGCTGTGTAATTGACTTGACAAGCTAATATTACTGTTAGCTTTAAGCTGTAGTTCAGCTtgctcattttctcctttttgtatTGGCAAAGGAAAACAGCTATAGGAATAGCCTAGTTTACTGTTTTGGACAGCAGGACAGTTGGTCAGATGGGTGGTGCATTTTATGAATCTCCCACGCTGTACGAGGCACAGCACACACTTATTGGTCTACactgaatttcaaattaaaagaagtATTTACAGATCAAACATTCAGTTTATTCCCACATTTAAGCAGTTCAAATTTCAAATAATAACTGCTACTCTAAACTAAATAGGCTTGTAATTAATTTGGTTTCGGTCTATGATCTGGCTTAAACCTTGACCATGTTTTACATTTGGAGAGTCCCAAAGTCTTTTTATTAgaatttttggttttgtgtcaAGTTTTATTTGCTCTGGTTTCTGTCTTGACTTTGTCTCCAACCCTGTTTGGATGTGGTCTTTGCTCTGAACTCCATCGGAGCTGCTTGTTGAATTGACTTGGATTTGATTAAGGTCATCCTCTCTATTTCTCTGACTTTTAGCTTTTcatctatgacattttttgtctgttttctgctttctgtttgtAATGATTCAACTTCCACTGAGGTACTTTCAGGTACTTCTTTCCTTTCAGTAAGGCTGGTTATTGAGCTTCAACTCTTACCCTGGCACTGATTGAAATATGTCCAAAGGTCTGACTCCTGAAAGTTGGCTACAAATGCATGCTGCATCCATAATCTTCTTATTTCTTTATCCAgtagtttttaattaaatttcatttatatagtttttttaaattcatgtaaACCTCTTGTACTCTATTTGTGACAAATGTAACATTTGAGAACTTtgtgaaaaggacaaaaaggaTCAAAACTCAGGTATTATACTAGCATAAGTATTGaaaaatttcattttatatattcCCTGGTATAAAGCAATTGACATTTGTGGCACCGCTTTGAGTTATTTGTTTGAAATGAGTACAAGATGAGCTGGGTACTTAGAATGAACTTTGAGGTGATGAGATGTGGTGCAGGTGTAGGGGTTGAGGTTGATTGCGAGCAGTCAGCTGCACTGCATGAGGCCgacagaggcagcagtgaaTCCCGAGGGACTCGACCCCCATCTCCAGCTTTGGTCCTTCCATTCAGCTCTCCATTATCATTGTCGCTCCTATCCTATGCACAGCTTTGATCATACTTCCATTTAATCTCTACCGCTGTCGCTTTCTTCCTTCTTCACTCTTGAACGGCcttttttgctctctctttgcTCTATTCATTCCTTGCCAGATGGATAGGTTGGATATAaccactccctcctctcccatgTCCTCCAATCTGTCCTCgtttcccttccttccttctctttcatGTCACAGCTTTCATTTTACAACTTCTTTCCGTGCCCTTGGGTCGTGTCTGTGTTGGATCACGAGGGTAGCGTTTCACTGAGATCAATGACGACTGAAGATATTTCATTTAAAGTGTCAGATTAAATTAGGACGAACCTCCGCAGATGAGGGTTTAACGGCCTTGATAGAGAGCAGTGACATGCTCCCCCATCAGCATCGATTAGCTCAATTGGCCATTTTAGGGTGAAGCCTTGTTTGATTAATTGGACCCTAAGTAGTACCTGGAGGGACGCCATCTGATGCTCTCATGGATTAATAATTAGTTTTTCCTCAAAACTGACTAATCAATAGCTGAGCATTCCTCTGCCACGTCATGCATTGTTGTCTGAATCTGGGCTAAACCATAAAAATTTGCTCTGTTTGCAAACTACTTGCGGATGCTCAAAGAGTCGACTGTGAAGCAGTTTTTGACACCAGCAAAGACTTAAGTATTAAAGGCTGTTACAAAAAAGGAGGATAGAAGACAAAAGCTGTCTGtaatcaaaacacagagacaaaagtgCAGGAAACAAACGgctgtttcatctgttttctggaGAGGGGAAAGGCTCACTGTCTCCAGACTGAGAGAATAGGGAATAATGAGATACGCAAAGGAGGGCAGGAGGGGGGATTATTTGTCACCAGTGAGTGTTCAGGGGAGAGAGCTTCATGACACTGATGGCCTCTGAAGCTGCTCTTTGAGGATGCTGAATGAACTTGTCATGACAGATAGTGCACTGCATCCCTGAGCAGCTGGGATCTGTGGATGGATTCTCCATCACAATGAGAAACTGTAAAGTTGgtgttggaaaatgaaaatgaagatgtaGACCTCCTTGGAAAAAAAGACTTTCACCTGATTCTCCTTTTGGCAGAAAAGGGACAAAACAGATGGTTGAGACAAATCAAACTTCTCAAGCACTTTTTCTTTCCATATGCTTAGAAATGACTCTTATGTCTAGCCATTTTAAGTGAAATTAAAATTGAAATTAGAGGTACACAAATCCAGAATAAATATAGGAGTTATCAAAGATACAAGTTTTAAAATAAGGAGCACATCAGTTActcatttgtgttttgtcttcatATAACCGTATTACTGCATTTTCTGAGAGGTGCTCAATGCAAGAGAACTTAATTTGCTAAAAAGATTGGTGAATAGTGTCAGGTGGTGCCCTGATATTTCATGTTCACTTGTTCGAACAGGTGaacattgtttctttttgtacGTATGCACGTCCAGTTTCTTAAAAAGGTTTTCTAAATGAACAGTA is a genomic window containing:
- the LOC108902220 gene encoding fish-egg lectin-like, producing the protein MKAVAAFLLVLCYLAGSHAWNCKEAPRLYYPKQIDAGQGQVVAIDKYNRAYYLSGSSWYRLGSVSLKHVSVGPAGIWGTDNSNKVYKYIGGDFKLAKGLSLEQVDAGGDGQVVGITPSTHTVYCLRDIDTWGHKGVDTLSWYSLSKKMKYYACGPKYGCWGIDSSSKVYHTKTITPSSCSSSGWTYVSGTTMKMIEVGTDGSVFGVATNGQVYQRMSIYSSRPQGLYWSSVSMCMPISHLAYDLGNLWVVTNSSMFLQCSK